From a single Bacillus pseudomycoides DSM 12442 genomic region:
- the dhbC gene encoding isochorismate synthase DhbC yields the protein MNHTTALKELATKLLDDYRAGSSFFFASPYRTILAEGTFATVKHSQAENFPELVRAVLSNAKQAGHPNPIVVGALPFDRTKSVQLVVPRESRLADRLQFDFTDRIQQSPALTYEMNPIPSSSEYMRGVEQGVAKIKSGDLKKIVLSRSLDLKSPEKVDIQKLLCDLAQHNKQGYTFAVDLPKSEEIENCDASPKRSHTLIGASPELLVSRSGMQIISNPLAGSRPRSKDPEEDKRRADELLSSAKDLHEHAVVVEAVAAALRPYCRTLHVPEKPSLINSEAMWHLSTEVKGELLDVSVSALELALALHPTPAVCGTPTEKAREAINEIEPFDREFFTGMLGWSDLNGDGEWIVTIRCAEVEENSLRLFAGAGIVAESKPEDELAETSAKFRTMLRAMGLNDESLK from the coding sequence ATGAATCATACAACTGCTTTAAAGGAGTTAGCGACAAAATTACTAGATGACTATAGAGCTGGATCTTCATTCTTTTTTGCTTCACCGTATCGTACAATACTTGCCGAAGGAACATTTGCAACGGTGAAACATAGTCAGGCAGAAAATTTTCCTGAGCTAGTTCGTGCTGTATTAAGCAATGCGAAACAAGCTGGCCATCCTAATCCAATTGTTGTAGGAGCGCTGCCTTTTGATCGTACAAAATCGGTACAGCTCGTTGTACCTCGGGAGAGCAGGCTAGCAGATCGTCTGCAATTTGATTTTACAGATCGAATCCAGCAATCACCTGCACTTACATATGAAATGAATCCTATTCCGTCATCTTCAGAATATATGCGTGGTGTAGAGCAAGGAGTAGCTAAAATAAAGAGCGGTGACCTAAAGAAAATCGTTCTATCTAGATCGTTGGATTTGAAATCTCCAGAAAAGGTTGACATTCAAAAACTACTTTGTGATTTAGCGCAGCACAATAAACAGGGGTATACGTTTGCGGTAGATTTACCGAAGAGTGAAGAAATAGAGAATTGTGATGCTTCACCAAAGCGTAGTCATACACTCATAGGAGCGAGTCCAGAGTTACTTGTCTCACGGAGTGGAATGCAAATCATTTCTAATCCGCTTGCAGGCTCTAGACCTCGAAGTAAAGACCCTGAAGAAGATAAGAGACGAGCAGATGAGTTGCTTTCTTCAGCTAAAGATTTACATGAACATGCTGTTGTTGTTGAAGCAGTAGCTGCGGCGCTTCGTCCGTACTGTCGTACATTGCATGTTCCGGAAAAACCATCATTAATAAATAGTGAAGCAATGTGGCATTTATCTACTGAAGTAAAAGGAGAATTACTAGACGTATCAGTGTCTGCATTAGAATTAGCACTTGCGCTTCATCCTACACCAGCAGTTTGTGGAACTCCGACAGAAAAAGCTCGAGAGGCTATTAACGAAATTGAACCGTTTGATCGAGAATTTTTCACGGGAATGCTTGGTTGGAGTGATCTGAATGGTGACGGTGAATGGATTGTTACGATTCGTTGTGCGGAAGTTGAAGAGAATTCCCTTCGTTTATTCGCAGGAGCTGGTATTGTTGCGGAGTCAAAACCTGAAGATGAGCTAGCTGAAACATCAGCTAAGTTTCGTACAATGCTTCGGGCTATGGGATTAAATGATGAATCTTTGAAATAG
- a CDS encoding (2,3-dihydroxybenzoyl)adenylate synthase — MLTGCQEWPKEFADRYKEEGCWRGETFGEMLRERAMKHGDQIAVTSGEKHLSYSELDKRVDQLAAGFLNLGIKQTDRVVLHLPNITEFFEVCFALFRIGAVPVFALPSHRSSEISYFCEFAKATAYIISDKQLGFDYRKLAREIKEKVPTLQHVIVVGEAEEFVGIRDLYMNPVNLPEVKSSDVAFLQLSGGTTGLSKLIPRTHDDYIYSLRVSAQICKLDQDSVYLAVLPVAHNYPLSSPGTLGTLYAGGRIVLASGGSPDEAFSLIEKERVTITALVPPLAMVWLDAIASRNNDLSSLQVLQVGGAKFSAEVAKRIRPAFGCTLQQVFGMAEGLVNYTRLDDAEDIIIHTQGRPMSEFDEVRVVDEYDNDVEPGQVGSLLTRGPYTIRGYYKAEEHNAKSFTSDGFYRTGDLVKINEQGYLVVEGRDKDQINRGGEKVAAEEVENHLLAHAAVHDVAIVSMPDDYLGERTCAFVIARGETPTVGHLKMFLRDRGIAAYKIPDRIEFIDSFPQTGVGKVSKKELRKAIAEKLKSITK; from the coding sequence ATGTTAACAGGATGCCAGGAGTGGCCAAAGGAATTTGCAGATCGATATAAAGAAGAGGGGTGCTGGCGCGGAGAGACCTTTGGAGAGATGCTGCGAGAACGTGCGATGAAACATGGTGACCAGATTGCAGTGACAAGTGGCGAAAAACACTTAAGCTATAGTGAACTGGATAAAAGAGTAGATCAATTAGCTGCAGGATTTCTAAATTTAGGAATTAAACAAACGGATCGAGTGGTTCTTCATTTACCAAATATTACGGAATTTTTCGAAGTCTGCTTTGCGCTTTTTCGCATTGGTGCAGTTCCAGTTTTTGCTTTGCCGTCACACCGAAGTAGTGAAATAAGCTATTTTTGTGAATTTGCTAAAGCAACTGCTTATATTATTTCTGATAAACAGCTTGGATTCGACTATCGAAAACTTGCAAGAGAAATAAAAGAAAAAGTTCCAACGTTGCAACATGTAATTGTTGTAGGAGAGGCGGAGGAATTTGTAGGAATTCGTGATCTTTATATGAATCCGGTCAATCTGCCAGAAGTAAAATCTAGCGATGTAGCTTTCTTGCAACTATCAGGCGGAACAACAGGATTATCTAAATTAATTCCCAGAACACATGATGACTATATTTATAGTTTAAGAGTGAGTGCTCAAATTTGTAAATTGGATCAAGATAGTGTGTATCTTGCTGTGCTTCCAGTTGCACATAACTATCCGCTTAGTTCGCCGGGAACTCTTGGGACGTTATATGCAGGTGGGCGGATTGTTCTAGCTTCTGGGGGAAGTCCAGATGAAGCGTTCTCTCTTATTGAGAAGGAACGTGTCACGATTACAGCACTTGTGCCACCCCTTGCAATGGTATGGCTTGACGCAATAGCTTCACGCAATAATGATTTATCTAGCCTGCAAGTTTTACAGGTAGGCGGCGCAAAGTTTAGCGCGGAAGTGGCCAAGCGTATACGCCCGGCATTCGGTTGTACATTGCAACAAGTTTTTGGTATGGCCGAAGGGTTAGTGAATTATACGAGACTTGATGATGCAGAAGATATCATTATTCATACGCAAGGAAGACCAATGTCAGAGTTTGATGAAGTTCGTGTAGTTGATGAATATGATAATGACGTAGAGCCAGGTCAAGTGGGGAGTTTATTAACTCGTGGACCATATACAATTCGTGGATACTATAAAGCTGAAGAGCATAACGCTAAATCCTTTACTTCGGATGGTTTTTACCGCACAGGCGATCTTGTCAAAATAAATGAGCAAGGTTATTTAGTGGTTGAAGGACGCGATAAGGATCAGATTAATCGTGGTGGAGAGAAAGTTGCGGCTGAAGAAGTTGAAAATCATCTGTTAGCGCATGCAGCGGTACACGATGTTGCAATAGTATCTATGCCAGACGATTATTTAGGTGAACGTACTTGTGCTTTCGTTATAGCTCGCGGGGAAACACCGACTGTAGGGCATTTGAAAATGTTTTTAAGAGATCGAGGAATTGCGGCATATAAAATTCCAGATCGAATTGAATTTATAGACTCGTTTCCACAGACTGGTGTCGGAAAAGTGAGTAAGAAAGAATTACGGAAGGCAATTGCTGAAAAACTTAAATCTATCACGAAGTAA
- a CDS encoding isochorismatase: MAIPAISVYPMPLESDLPNNKVTWKPDPKRAVLLIHDMQEYFLDAYHAEESPRVELISNIQSIRKTCKEIGVPVVYTAQPGGQTLEQRGLLQDFWGAGIPDGPHKKKIVDELTPDEDDIFLTKWRYSAFKKTNLLEILREQGRDQLIICGVYAHIGCLLTACEAFMDGIQPFFVADAVADFSQEHHKQALQYASDRCAVTIITNLLLKDLQSLKETSAAEENTGFTLQSVREQVAELLRELPADIGDNEDLLNRGLDSVRIMSLVEKWRQIGVEVTFADLAERPTIYDWFNLVSSQEEKVLSNTDR; encoded by the coding sequence ATGGCTATTCCAGCTATCTCAGTATACCCAATGCCATTAGAGTCAGATTTACCAAATAATAAAGTAACGTGGAAGCCAGATCCGAAACGTGCTGTTCTTCTTATTCATGACATGCAAGAGTATTTTCTTGATGCATATCATGCAGAGGAATCACCAAGAGTAGAACTGATTTCAAATATTCAATCTATCAGAAAAACATGTAAGGAAATTGGTGTTCCTGTCGTTTATACTGCACAACCAGGTGGACAAACGCTAGAGCAAAGAGGATTATTGCAAGATTTTTGGGGGGCGGGTATTCCTGATGGGCCTCACAAGAAGAAAATTGTAGATGAGCTCACTCCTGATGAGGATGATATTTTCCTTACAAAATGGAGATATAGTGCTTTTAAGAAAACAAATCTTCTAGAGATTTTACGTGAACAAGGGCGTGATCAGCTTATTATTTGTGGGGTTTATGCACATATTGGATGTCTTTTAACGGCATGCGAAGCATTTATGGATGGGATACAACCATTCTTCGTCGCTGATGCGGTTGCTGATTTTTCACAAGAACATCATAAACAAGCTTTGCAGTACGCATCTGATCGATGTGCAGTAACTATAATAACGAATTTATTATTAAAAGATTTACAAAGTTTAAAAGAAACGTCTGCAGCAGAAGAAAATACAGGATTCACATTACAATCGGTACGTGAACAAGTTGCTGAATTGCTTCGTGAATTACCAGCAGATATTGGAGATAACGAAGATTTATTAAATAGAGGGCTTGACTCAGTTAGAATTATGAGTTTAGTAGAGAAATGGCGCCAAATAGGTGTAGAAGTTACATTCGCAGATTTGGCTGAGCGTCCAACAATTTATGACTGGTTTAATTTGGTGTCCTCTCAAGAGGAAAAGGTGCTATCAAATACAGATAGATAA
- a CDS encoding amino acid adenylation domain-containing protein — MSHCQKVRHSLSGAQTGMWFAQQLDPKNPIYNTGEYIEIHGSVDVKTFELAVRKVVMEAESLHVHFEEDAKGPWQVIDDSPEFHMHIIDVSTEENPQKAAEAWMQVDLSTPVNLKKDKLYTEALFKVASNRFFWYQRIHHIVMDGYGFSLLAQRVARVYTAFMNNQSYDERSFGSLYTILEEDTAYRASEQFEKDHSFWLERFQDQPEVVSLAERAPRTSKTFLRQPAHLSRLSTESLRKVAHDCNANWPDLIIAATAIYIHKLTSTQDIVLGLPMMGRLGSASINIPGMVMNVVPLRLSISSNMSLAEVVGQVSNEVLDIRFHHKYRHEELRRDLKLLGENQRLFGPMINVMPFDYALSFAGNHGVKHNLSAGPVDDLSINVSNEFDGNGLRIHFDANPEVYRLEELINHKKRFVNLLEDISDLQVDSPIGKLELLLHEERKHLVEWNQTMKESSFVSVPALIEKQVSKSPDSIAVICDGIELTYKELNEQVNQLAHFLLERGVQSKEFVALAFPRSVEMVIGMLAVLKTGAAYLPIDPEYPEDRITYILSDAKPACILTHSSVLGDLPNGDHITRVVLDNQDTKEELRGYQKNNLDSFDGAAPLNPAYTIYTSGSTGKPKGVVVPMQSLSNFLLAMQDQFSLHVNDRLLAVTTFAFDISALEIYLPLISGASVQIAQKEAVQDSSALTEIIQKENITIMQATPTLWHALVTDYPERLIGLKVLVGGEALPSNLASRLKELNCHVTNLYGPTETTIWSTFMDMNEEESGTPSIGRPIWNTEVYVLDAGLQPVPPGVVGELYIAGTGLANGYLGRPELTAERFVANPYGKPGTRMYRTGDLVKWRKDGSLDYVSRADHQIKIHGFRIELSEVETVLSQHPHVEQVVVIVREDRPGDKRLVAYIVPDADGNLDLAEIRTYAGGSLPGYMIPSAIMMMSELPLTPNGKINRKVLPAPDFNLLVSERVARNPQEEILCDLFAEVLSIARIGIDDNFFEIGGHSLLASRLMGRIRETLGVELGIGKLFESPTVAELVKQLDSTQSARPAIQKVERPREVPLSFAQRRLWFLNCLEGPSPTYNIPVVIRMSGELNREALQAAFYDIVDRHETLRTIFPNTLGTSHQQILETNEANPTLIVTQTTDSELPKVLAEAVRYSFNLAEEPAIRMELFEINPDEHVLLVLLHHIVGDGWSLNPLSRDIATAYQAHCKGESVQWKSLPVQYADYALWQQELLGNESAQGSLISQQIEFWKEELKGLPAQLELPTDYQRPVETSYCGETIDFHVNPELHERLLELARKNGVSLFMILQSGLAALLTRLGAGTDIPIGSPIAGRSDDALGDIVGLFVNTLVLRTDTSGDPSFSELLSRVRKVNLSAYEHQDVPFERLVEVLNPVRLRNSHPLFQIMLAFQNTPEATLDIPNLETHLEIKSVGSSKFDMTIEISERSTSEGQPNGLHGLLEFSTDLFKRETAQKLVSRFIHLLEDAVEDPEQPIGRLEILDEEERQTVLEKWNGGFQIAPEMTLPELFEKQVRLTPDATAVVFEDTTLTYEELNKRSNKLARLLIEKGVGPEQMVALAIPRSVDMVVSLLAVLKAGAGYLPLDPDYPSDRISFMLSDARPVCMITNTQVTIESAETVTIVVDDFKIMETLNKYGEENIENVERIQPLSPLHIAYVIYTSGSTGRPKGVMIPHQNVIRLLGATDHWFQFDSEDVWTMFHSYAFDFSVWEIWGPLLYGGRLVVVPHTVSRSPREFLNLLVQEKVTVLNQTPSAFYQLMQADRENVELGQKLSLRYVVFGGEALELSRLEDWYSRHPENSPKLINMYGITETTVHVSYIELDQNIVSLRANSLIGCSIPDLKVYVLDNYLQPVPPGVVGEMYVAGAGLARGYLGRAGLTAERFIADPYGKPGTRMYRTGDLARWCQDGTLDYIGRADHQIKIRGFRIELGEIEAVIMQHSHVEQVAVIVREDQPGDKRLVSYIVSSEHVNIDTAEMRQYVGLSLPDYMVPYAFVMISELPLTPNGKLDRKALPAPEFMVSTISRGPRTPKEEILCDLFTEVLNLPRIGIDDGFFDLGGHSLLAVQLMSRIREALGVELSIGSLFAVPTVAGLAEILEMGTSQSALDVILPLRTSGEELPMFCVHPAGGLSWCYAGLMKSLGSDHPIYGVQARGIAKSEELPKSLDEMAADYLEHIREIQPHGPYRLLGWSLGGNVVHAMATHLQNQGEEVELLVMLDSYPGHFLPNTEAPSEEEALIALLALGGYDPDNMDGKPLDMANAIDILRRDGSALASLEEETILNLKETYVNSVGLLGKYVPKQFHGNLVFFRSTIIPEWFDPISPDTWLSYIDGEIEQYDIDCRHKDLCQPGPLTEIGQVLASRQQAMKGVNKV; from the coding sequence ATGTCTCATTGTCAAAAGGTTCGTCATTCATTGTCAGGTGCGCAAACGGGTATGTGGTTTGCGCAGCAACTTGATCCAAAAAATCCAATTTATAATACGGGTGAATACATAGAAATACATGGTTCAGTTGATGTGAAAACATTTGAATTAGCTGTGCGTAAAGTTGTAATGGAAGCTGAATCTTTACATGTTCACTTTGAAGAAGATGCGAAAGGGCCATGGCAAGTTATCGATGATTCACCTGAATTTCATATGCATATTATTGATGTTAGTACTGAAGAAAATCCCCAAAAAGCCGCTGAAGCGTGGATGCAAGTGGATTTATCTACGCCAGTGAATCTGAAAAAGGACAAGCTGTATACGGAGGCGCTTTTTAAAGTCGCTTCCAATCGTTTCTTCTGGTATCAGCGCATCCATCACATTGTGATGGATGGATACGGATTTTCTTTACTTGCGCAAAGAGTAGCAAGAGTATATACGGCATTCATGAATAATCAATCGTATGATGAGAGATCATTTGGTTCTTTATATACCATTTTAGAGGAGGATACTGCGTATCGTGCATCGGAGCAATTTGAGAAAGATCATAGCTTTTGGTTAGAACGGTTCCAAGATCAACCAGAAGTAGTAAGTTTAGCGGAACGTGCTCCTAGAACATCGAAGACATTTCTTCGCCAACCAGCACATTTGTCTCGTTTAAGTACAGAATCTTTGCGGAAGGTTGCACATGATTGTAATGCGAATTGGCCGGATCTTATCATAGCTGCAACTGCGATTTATATACATAAATTAACAAGTACACAGGATATAGTTCTAGGTTTACCGATGATGGGACGTTTAGGATCAGCATCGATCAATATCCCTGGTATGGTCATGAATGTAGTCCCGCTCCGCTTGTCTATAAGCTCTAATATGAGTCTTGCTGAGGTTGTCGGGCAGGTTTCTAATGAGGTTCTTGATATTCGTTTTCATCATAAGTATCGTCATGAAGAATTACGCCGAGATCTTAAATTATTGGGAGAAAATCAAAGGTTATTTGGTCCAATGATTAATGTGATGCCATTTGACTATGCCTTGAGTTTTGCAGGAAATCATGGGGTTAAACATAATCTTTCGGCAGGACCGGTTGATGATCTTTCAATAAATGTGTCAAACGAGTTTGACGGAAATGGCTTAAGGATTCATTTTGATGCAAACCCTGAAGTATATAGATTAGAAGAGTTAATAAATCATAAAAAAAGATTTGTGAATCTTCTGGAAGATATATCGGATCTTCAGGTAGATTCACCGATTGGAAAACTGGAACTCTTACTTCATGAGGAACGCAAGCATTTAGTAGAGTGGAATCAAACTATGAAAGAAAGTTCATTCGTAAGTGTACCTGCTCTCATTGAAAAACAAGTAAGTAAATCTCCTGATTCTATTGCTGTCATATGTGATGGAATAGAACTTACTTATAAAGAATTAAATGAACAAGTAAATCAACTTGCTCATTTCTTGTTAGAACGAGGAGTTCAATCTAAGGAATTTGTAGCGTTAGCATTTCCAAGATCTGTAGAGATGGTTATCGGAATGTTAGCAGTTCTTAAGACGGGAGCAGCATATTTACCAATCGACCCAGAATATCCAGAGGATCGAATTACGTATATATTAAGCGATGCTAAGCCTGCTTGTATCCTAACACATTCTTCTGTTTTAGGTGATTTACCGAATGGGGATCATATAACAAGAGTTGTGCTTGATAATCAGGATACAAAAGAAGAGTTAAGAGGATACCAGAAAAATAACCTAGATTCATTTGATGGAGCAGCACCCTTAAATCCTGCGTATACAATTTATACTTCGGGGTCAACAGGTAAGCCAAAAGGTGTCGTTGTGCCGATGCAAAGCTTAAGCAACTTTTTATTGGCGATGCAAGATCAATTCTCATTACATGTAAATGATCGTTTGTTGGCTGTTACAACCTTTGCGTTTGATATTTCAGCTTTAGAAATTTATTTACCACTTATTAGTGGAGCAAGCGTTCAAATTGCCCAAAAAGAAGCAGTTCAAGATTCTTCAGCATTAACAGAAATCATTCAAAAGGAAAACATCACAATTATGCAAGCTACACCAACACTTTGGCATGCGCTTGTAACAGATTATCCAGAAAGATTAATAGGACTTAAAGTTCTTGTTGGTGGTGAGGCGCTTCCATCGAATCTAGCGTCTCGGTTAAAAGAATTAAATTGTCATGTTACAAATCTTTATGGACCAACTGAAACAACAATTTGGTCAACTTTCATGGATATGAATGAAGAAGAGAGTGGTACACCTTCTATTGGAAGACCAATTTGGAATACTGAAGTATATGTACTAGATGCAGGTTTACAACCTGTACCACCAGGAGTGGTGGGAGAATTATATATTGCTGGTACGGGGCTTGCCAATGGATATTTAGGAAGGCCAGAATTAACAGCTGAACGATTTGTTGCTAATCCATACGGGAAACCTGGTACACGAATGTACCGTACGGGCGATCTTGTTAAATGGCGTAAGGATGGTTCGTTAGATTATGTGAGTCGTGCAGATCATCAAATTAAGATTCATGGATTCCGTATCGAGTTATCTGAAGTGGAAACTGTATTATCTCAGCACCCTCATGTTGAGCAAGTCGTTGTAATCGTTCGAGAAGATCGACCTGGCGATAAACGTTTGGTTGCTTACATTGTACCTGATGCTGATGGAAATCTTGACCTTGCAGAAATTCGAACATATGCAGGAGGGAGCCTACCAGGTTATATGATACCGTCAGCAATTATGATGATGTCTGAATTGCCATTGACACCGAACGGAAAGATTAATCGGAAAGTGTTACCAGCACCTGACTTCAATTTACTTGTTAGTGAACGCGTAGCTAGAAATCCACAAGAAGAAATTTTATGTGATTTATTTGCGGAAGTGCTTAGTATAGCGCGGATTGGAATCGATGATAACTTCTTTGAAATAGGCGGACATTCTCTGTTAGCTTCCCGGTTAATGGGACGTATTCGTGAAACATTAGGTGTGGAATTAGGCATTGGAAAACTATTTGAATCACCTACAGTCGCTGAACTAGTTAAACAATTAGATAGCACGCAGAGTGCAAGGCCAGCTATTCAGAAAGTAGAGCGTCCAAGAGAAGTTCCTCTTTCTTTTGCACAGCGTCGTTTATGGTTCTTGAATTGTTTAGAAGGTCCAAGCCCAACTTACAATATTCCAGTAGTCATTCGAATGTCTGGTGAATTAAATCGAGAAGCTTTACAAGCTGCATTTTATGATATCGTCGATCGACATGAGACACTTCGAACTATTTTTCCTAACACGCTTGGTACGTCACATCAGCAAATTTTGGAGACAAATGAGGCAAATCCTACTTTAATTGTTACGCAGACTACTGATTCAGAATTACCTAAAGTACTTGCTGAAGCTGTAAGATATAGCTTTAATCTTGCAGAAGAGCCAGCTATCCGTATGGAGCTTTTTGAAATAAATCCGGATGAACATGTGTTACTTGTATTATTGCATCATATTGTAGGGGATGGATGGTCATTAAACCCATTGTCAAGAGACATAGCAACTGCGTATCAAGCACATTGTAAAGGTGAATCAGTTCAGTGGAAGTCACTGCCAGTACAGTATGCCGATTATGCCCTTTGGCAACAAGAACTATTAGGAAATGAGAGTGCACAAGGTAGTCTCATTTCACAACAAATTGAGTTTTGGAAAGAAGAATTGAAGGGGTTACCAGCCCAACTTGAGTTACCTACAGATTATCAACGTCCTGTGGAAACGAGCTATTGCGGAGAAACGATAGATTTTCATGTGAATCCAGAGTTACATGAACGATTATTAGAGCTTGCTCGTAAAAATGGTGTTAGTTTGTTTATGATCCTACAATCCGGACTTGCTGCATTACTTACACGATTAGGGGCTGGAACGGATATTCCAATAGGTAGTCCAATTGCTGGGCGTAGTGATGATGCGCTTGGAGATATTGTCGGATTGTTCGTAAATACACTCGTTTTACGTACAGATACGTCTGGAGATCCTAGCTTTAGTGAACTGTTAAGCAGGGTGCGTAAAGTTAACCTTTCAGCATATGAACATCAAGATGTTCCATTTGAAAGACTTGTTGAAGTGTTGAACCCTGTGCGTTTGAGAAATAGTCATCCACTATTCCAAATTATGTTAGCTTTTCAAAATACACCAGAGGCTACACTTGATATACCGAATCTAGAAACGCATCTTGAGATTAAGAGTGTTGGTTCTTCGAAGTTTGATATGACGATAGAAATAAGTGAACGTAGTACGTCTGAAGGTCAGCCAAATGGATTACATGGTTTACTTGAATTTAGTACAGATTTATTTAAGCGTGAGACAGCTCAGAAACTTGTGAGTCGTTTCATTCATTTATTAGAAGACGCAGTAGAAGATCCAGAACAACCTATTGGGCGTTTGGAAATTTTGGACGAAGAAGAGCGTCAAACAGTACTTGAAAAATGGAATGGCGGCTTTCAAATTGCGCCTGAAATGACCTTACCGGAATTATTTGAGAAACAAGTTCGCTTAACGCCAGATGCAACCGCTGTCGTATTTGAGGACACTACGCTAACTTATGAAGAGTTAAATAAGAGATCGAATAAACTTGCACGTCTGTTAATTGAAAAAGGAGTAGGTCCAGAGCAAATGGTTGCTTTAGCGATACCAAGATCTGTTGATATGGTTGTGAGTTTGTTAGCAGTTTTGAAAGCGGGGGCAGGATATTTACCTCTAGATCCTGATTATCCATCGGATCGAATTTCATTCATGCTAAGTGATGCTAGGCCTGTCTGTATGATTACGAACACACAAGTGACAATAGAGAGTGCAGAGACCGTAACGATTGTAGTAGACGATTTCAAAATAATGGAGACATTAAACAAATATGGTGAAGAGAATATAGAAAATGTGGAACGAATACAGCCACTATCACCTTTACACATCGCTTATGTAATTTATACATCAGGTTCAACAGGAAGACCAAAAGGTGTAATGATTCCTCATCAGAATGTTATAAGGCTACTTGGGGCAACTGACCATTGGTTCCAATTTGATTCGGAAGATGTTTGGACAATGTTCCATTCTTATGCTTTTGATTTTTCAGTTTGGGAAATTTGGGGGCCGCTATTGTATGGGGGACGTCTTGTTGTCGTACCACACACTGTGAGTCGTTCACCTAGAGAATTTTTAAATCTGCTTGTCCAGGAAAAGGTAACAGTTTTAAATCAGACACCATCAGCATTTTATCAACTTATGCAAGCAGATCGCGAAAATGTTGAATTAGGGCAAAAGCTTTCTTTACGATATGTCGTTTTTGGCGGAGAAGCACTGGAATTAAGTCGTCTAGAAGATTGGTATAGTCGTCATCCAGAAAATTCGCCTAAGCTTATTAATATGTATGGTATTACAGAAACAACTGTACATGTAAGCTATATCGAGCTGGATCAAAATATTGTATCTTTACGAGCAAACAGCTTAATAGGATGTAGTATACCAGATCTTAAAGTATACGTATTAGATAATTACTTACAACCTGTACCACCAGGAGTGGTAGGAGAAATGTATGTTGCAGGAGCAGGGCTTGCTCGTGGGTATTTAGGTCGTGCAGGGTTAACTGCGGAACGATTTATAGCAGATCCATACGGGAAACCTGGTACTCGAATGTATCGTACAGGAGATTTGGCGCGTTGGTGTCAAGATGGCACATTAGACTATATCGGTCGTGCAGACCATCAAATTAAGATTCGAGGTTTCCGAATTGAACTTGGCGAAATTGAAGCCGTTATTATGCAGCACTCTCATGTTGAACAAGTAGCTGTCATTGTACGTGAAGATCAGCCTGGTGATAAGCGATTAGTTTCCTATATTGTTTCGTCAGAACATGTAAACATTGATACAGCTGAAATGCGCCAATATGTAGGACTTAGTCTACCTGATTATATGGTACCATATGCTTTCGTTATGATAAGTGAATTACCTTTAACTCCAAATGGTAAGTTAGATCGTAAAGCATTACCAGCACCTGAATTCATGGTATCTACGATAAGCCGAGGACCAAGAACACCAAAAGAGGAAATTTTATGTGATTTATTTACAGAGGTTTTGAATTTACCTCGAATTGGCATTGATGATGGTTTCTTTGATCTTGGCGGTCATTCCTTACTTGCTGTGCAGTTAATGAGCCGGATCAGGGAAGCGCTAGGAGTAGAGTTAAGTATTGGTAGCTTATTTGCGGTACCGACAGTTGCAGGGCTTGCTGAAATACTTGAGATGGGGACGAGCCAAAGTGCGCTAGATGTAATCTTGCCATTAAGAACAAGCGGTGAAGAGTTACCTATGTTCTGTGTACATCCAGCAGGTGGACTTAGCTGGTGTTATGCAGGATTAATGAAGTCTTTAGGAAGCGATCATCCAATTTATGGTGTACAGGCACGCGGCATTGCAAAAAGTGAAGAACTTCCAAAATCATTAGACGAAATGGCTGCTGACTATCTTGAGCACATTCGTGAGATACAGCCACATGGGCCGTACAGGTTGTTAGGTTGGTCTCTCGGAGGAAACGTTGTTCATGCAATGGCAACTCATTTGCAAAATCAAGGAGAAGAAGTTGAACTGCTTGTTATGTTGGATTCTTATCCCGGTCACTTTTTACCAAATACAGAAGCGCCTAGTGAGGAAGAAGCGCTTATTGCCCTACTTGCATTAGGAGGATACGACCCAGATAACATGGATGGAAAACCACTTGATATGGCAAACGCTATTGATATACTTCGCAGGGATGGCAGTGCATTAGCGAGTCTGGAAGAGGAAACAATTTTGAACTTGAAAGAAACATACGTAAATTCTGTTGGTCTTTTAGGAAAGTATGTTCCAAAACAATTTCATGGAAACCTTGTATTCTTTAGATCAACAATCATACCAGAATGGTTTGATCCGATTTCTCCAGATACATGGCTTAGTTATATAGATGGGGAAATTGAACAATATGATATTGATTGCCGACATAAAGATTTATGTCAGCCAGGACCACTTACAGAAATCGGACAAGTATTAGCTAGTAGACAGCAAGCGATGAAAGGGGTAAATAAAGTATGA